AAATTTATTGTGAAACTATAGAAGAGACTAAAAAAAAATTGACAGATGCAATAATAGCACAAGGGATGGTAGATCGAATACAATACTATTATGCCATTGAATCAATTTTAAACGAATATATTGGTGAAATAGGGGTCACCATCATAAAAACATCGACAGAAGGAAAAATTGGAGATTTAGGGTATTTCCTATTGAAGGAATATCATGGTGTTGGTATCGCCACTGAAGCAGCACTTGCAATATTAAAGATCTTTTTCGAAGAAAAGAATTTCTACAAAATTGAAAGTGGATGTTTCATGGAAAACAGCGCTTCTGAAAAGGTTATGATAAAAATTGGAATGAAGAAAGAAAAATACCTGATAAAACAAAGTCTTCATAAAGGGATTCTGAAGGAACGAGTTGAATATGGTATATTGTGCGATAGGTGGAAAGATATAAAATCTTTTGCTAAGTGATTCTATTCGGGACTTGGTATGTAATCTCAACTGGTATATATTGTTCAAGATTTTTTGATGTCAACAATGGTGTAAAATCCCTAACATGGGCAAAATTTTTGGTAGTGGCCTAGGATACAACTGAAATAAAAATCGCTCATATTACTGTTCATTCAAACAATTTTGATCAAAATGATCCAAGCATATCTTCTCAAAGGATGAACATACATCTTCAGTTATCAAGCAGGTCATTACCAAAGAAACATGAAGTACAAGTCATAGAGAGTAAAACCCATGTTCCATTCCCCTAATGTGGCTTTGGATCATTATACGGTTTAGTGAGCGTGACTCTCTTACCTTAACCGATGATATATGAATACCTATATAATTCCTGAACGAAGAACAGAATAAGAGGATAAAAGAAGATGGCATCACCACTACTTGCAGCAATACTTTCGTTTTTCATACCAGGACTCGGTCAGTTCTATACCGGACAACTCATAAAAGCAATTGTGCTCTTTATTGCTGCGGTGATATTCGCATTGCTCTCAACAATTATCATAGGGATCCCGTTCTACATTATTGTCCTTGTCTACAGTATCGTTGATGCATACACCGCTGCAAACAAGAACTAACGAACAATAATGAAATGAATCCTCCCCTTCCCCATAATTTTTCCCGATCTCCTGTTGAGGAGGTCTGCTGTTCTCTTGAACTGATAACTCAACCAATTTTGATTACAGTTGCTCCCCCATATCCAGGATGGGGATCAATCAAAACCAGACTTACAGATGAGATTACAGGACTTAGAGATATCAATGAGGTTACAAGATGCAGCCTGCAGTACAGGGATAGATTTCTTCTAGATGAAGATGGATTTTCAAGAATTATCAACGAGATCAAATCAGATCTCTTTCACATAAACCAGATAACAGGTATAGAATTCATGATAATCCCCATTATCCAGAGGATGGAACATCAGATCAGTGTCAGGACAAGATATGAGGTGGGAGATCATCCGTCCTGGATTCTAATCTTCAATCTTCAGACCTATACAAGTTTTAAACCTGAAACCCCGGCTGATATTCTTTCATGGTTTGATAAAGCACATGCAATCATCCACACCCTCTTTGATCAGATTGTTCCAGAAGAGATCATTGAACTGATCAAATGAGAGAAGTCAGGAACATAATCTTGACAGGTCTGATGTTCCAAGATACTCTGTAATCAGTGAGGATAGGTTTACTGTTCCGGCAGTTTCAAACAGTTGTTTTCGTAAGGCAATACCGTTGCTCTGATTCAGTACACCTTCACCTTGAAACCTGGAGAATATGTTATTGGCACAGACCTCATCATACACGTAATGCCAGTATATTCCCGCATTATCTGATACAAAAAATGCCGGATTCAGGATCAACGACGAGGGGGCTGATGAAGCCTGATAGCCGGTCATGTTCTCGTACAAACTGTTATACAGGTTTATGAAATCAGGAGTTCCATTTTCAGAGTGGATTTCAATATCCAAAAGCGAGAGGAAGTACGGATACACACTGATGTATCCCGGACCCCAACCTGCATCTTCTCCATGACAGGCGAGAATCTGGTTATGTATAGATGAAGACTGACCTTTCGGAGTGTTTATAGTTGCAAATATGCGATCCAGAACTTCAGGAGTCCATAATAACTTCTCAAAAAATAGCGAGAAAATTTCACTGAATCCTCCAGAATCTCGTGCACCACTGGAAAGAGCCGCATACCTGCCAGTGGCAAGACTGTGTCTTAAAAGATGTCCATACTCATGAAATAGCACCTGGATATCAACTGGAGAGAGAGAGATCTGATCAATGTTCTGAGGTCCCGGAACAGAAATTACCAGAGCTGAAACAGGAGGGACCCATGCACCATTTGATTCATGACCGGCACGAAGGTAGTATGTCTTTCCGGTTGTACTTCCTGCACCAGGATCAGATTTTATCCAGAGGTAAAACCAGGCCTGTGTATTTGAAGAACCGGGATCTGTGATCTTATACAGGTGTATATCAGAAGGAGCTGACGACGAAACAGATGTTATCGAAATCCCAAATAAATCTGCCACGAGACCATTGAGTCGTTCAACCACGATATCTGCATGAACTGCAGTTGAACAAAATGCTGCAGACCTATTTATCTGGTGCGTTGACCGGAGAAGTTGAATTTCATAATCATAAACAACCGTCGCTCCGGGATCATTTTTCTTCTTTTCATTGAGGAGTTCTGCAGCTTCGATATGCGATGCCTGGTTGAAAGGACCTGATTTATTGGTAAGAAATAAGAGGAGTTTTGTTCGATCAATTGGGATACCAGACTGTGCAATCTGATAATCCGTAAACGAAGGATACCCGATAAGGGCTGTGATTTGATTCCTCAGTCTAACAATATCAGGAATCAGCTGAAGGTTTAGTGTTACATTTCCATCCTGCTGATTTGCATAGTAGACCGAACAACGTTCAGAGAGGTTTTTGCCAAGAATGTTCATCTCACTCTTAACCTCAATAGGTAGGAAAGCCAGCCTGAAATCATCAGTGAGCCTTTTGTGAAGCTCTTGATCGTGCTTCTGATCAGGAGTTACCATAGAGAGGGCATGTGCAATATCCTCACGCAGGTATACTGAATTCAGAAATTCATCTCGTTTGAAGGAGGCCGATTCAGCGTCCTCCTTTACAGCCGAATTGCTGGTAATATCAGCAACCAGTGAATATTTGAGAGTCTTTTCATCAAAATCGGCAAGGATTGTATCCAGTCTGATATCAGTGTTCGTGACGGTACGGGAAGAATCAGGTATTGCAGTGAGATCATCAAGGTTCCGGGTGGTTTCAGTGATGGTCTGGTTGATCTCAAGGGGAATTTCTCCGGGAAGATAGTTTAACCGAACAGGATCTCCGGTATTAGGAGATATATGCCCGGTGTGAATGGGATTCTGATTTCCAGAGATCCAAAGTACCGGAATCGATATGAGTACCAGAAAAAGGATCACTACTCCTGTCAGGATGATCTTCCGGCCCATACTCTTGTATTAGCGTCAGAGAGATATGAAGTTCAAGTCAAAAATGTAATTTAAACTAGATAAAAAAAAGGATATGTAGTTAGAAAAACAATTCTATTATTTTGTTTTCTATAATCTAATATTTCCATCTATGCCAATCGGTAAAGGCGAATACCTGCGAACCCTCACCGCTGCAACGGTGCATATGAAGTCTGTACCGGTAGGTACTGACCTTGCAGGAAGTTCTCCCCCATCAGTATTTATTGGCTCCTCAAACTATCCAAACCTCTATGCAGGCCCGATGATTGCACCGGTACATGGTGACACATCAGTCATGGATCGACCTGAAGAATGGATTCCGGGCAACATTCCACAAGAGGAGATCATACGGTACCGGCTCAGCCTGGTCAGGGGATTGCACCAGGTTAAAGCAACAGACATTGATTCCAGGTTTGTCGGAAAACTCCAGGAGATAGCACTTTCAGACAATTCAATAGAGAGTGAGGCTACTTTTTCCACGGCCCCTGCGGGATTTTCATTTAGCGAGGAACACACTCCCTATGGTCCAAGTGCACCGATAAAGAGTCTTGAGATAGAAGAGCAGAAATGGAATCATGACCTTGAAAAAGTGTATTATGATACCGATCTCAGGGCTGCAGATGCGGTCGTAGACCTGCACAAGGGGGGTATCCCATTTTCACACATTCAGAAAGCATTTTCTGTCGGAGTGATGGGTAACAAAAGGGGAAGACATCTGGTGCCTACCCGGTGGTCAATTACCGCATGTGACACCATAATCGGAAACAACCTGCTTAAAGAGGTGAAGAAATGTTCAGCTCTTGATACCTGGAAGGTGCATGAGTTTAGCAGTCTCAATAACCGGTACGCTGTCATACTCATGCCAACGCCTTGGCAGTACGAGTGGACAGAGGCATTTGTCAGGGTGCTAGGAAGCGAGGAGGTTGTCTTCTCTGACCATGAACTGCATAAGCCAAAGACCAAGTACTCACACCTTGGCGGATGTTATTACTCCTGCAAAATGGCAGTTCTTGAAGCACTGGCAGAGCAGCAAAAACAGGCAGGAGCAATCATTCTCAGGGAAGCAACATCAGGGTATGTTCCGCTTGGGGTATTCAATGTACGGGAAAACGTGCGCAATGCCATGATGCAAAAACCCAGGGAGTTCGAAGATGAAAAACAGGTAAAGGATTACCTGTCAGGCACGTTCACACTTCCACTTAAACGGTTCGAGGAGGCAGGGGTCCTCTTTCGTACGCTCGGAAAAAAGAGGCAGACAACCCTTGGAGAGTTCTAATCAATTATAGTGTTTCCATCAGACAGACTGCCTAAAAAAAGGATACGAAAATGAGGCAGGAATCAGGTTTCCTCATTCTCTTCTTCTTTATTCTCTTCTCTCTCGTCCTCTTCTGGCACATTATCCTCTTCTTCAGTCACATCTTCGGACTCATCATCACCTTTTCGCCGAAGTACGTAGACCAGAAGAACCACAAGTCCGGCTATGAGGAGGCCGACACCCATTCCGGTTACAAGAGAGAAGATCCGGTCATCTGATTGCTCTGGCACCGGAGTGGCGACAGGGAGCAGTGTCTGAACCTGTGTTACCAGTGTTACTTGTGGAACCTGTGATATTGTTGGGATCAACTGGGTTGAACTTCTCACCGTTGGAGTTACATTCACCGATTCATTTGAACGATTCGAGGAACCATTTTCAATCTGTGCAGGTGTCTCAGGCTTGATCGTCGGCTGAATCGTGACTACCGGAGTTGGCTCCGTTATCGTGAGAAGACCGGACGTTGTCGCTTCTGACTCAACAGCCTGCACCAGAACCCTGTACTCTCCGGGAGCTAACTTTCCTTTCGGAACCGTTAGTGAGAAGTACCGCTCACCTACTCCCTCCTGGATTTCAGCAGTTCCTGAGAAGCCATACGAATCATCACGAATCTCCTTTCGTGTTGGGGCAAATTTATTATCGCTCACCTCTATCATGAGCCGTTTGCCTGCACCAAGGTTGGTGGTTCCCCAGATTTTTACAGGACCATCTGAATCCTGTCTGAGTGAGGTAGAATTGAGAGTGATCTTCGGGCTCATGACCCTGATGTCCCATCTGGTATAGGTATCATCGATATATGCACTATTAAGGGCACTAATGAGTGCATTGGCTCCGTCAGATCCCATGAGGGCTCCGGGACCGCCGACCCGGAATATTGGAGCTCCTGAATACGGATATCTACCAAGGACGAGTTGCCGTTGCCCATCTGGCCAGATATCGAACTCTCCGTTTGTCATCGGATGC
This DNA window, taken from Methanospirillum lacunae, encodes the following:
- a CDS encoding GNAT family N-acetyltransferase codes for the protein MCDIIYKSSRISIREHTSTDLYDLHRLISNKEIMNYIPKIYCETIEETKKKLTDAIIAQGMVDRIQYYYAIESILNEYIGEIGVTIIKTSTEGKIGDLGYFLLKEYHGVGIATEAALAILKIFFEEKNFYKIESGCFMENSASEKVMIKIGMKKEKYLIKQSLHKGILKERVEYGILCDRWKDIKSFAK
- a CDS encoding DUF5683 domain-containing protein, with the translated sequence MASPLLAAILSFFIPGLGQFYTGQLIKAIVLFIAAVIFALLSTIIIGIPFYIIVLVYSIVDAYTAANKN
- a CDS encoding TIGR04255 family protein, which codes for MNPPLPHNFSRSPVEEVCCSLELITQPILITVAPPYPGWGSIKTRLTDEITGLRDINEVTRCSLQYRDRFLLDEDGFSRIINEIKSDLFHINQITGIEFMIIPIIQRMEHQISVRTRYEVGDHPSWILIFNLQTYTSFKPETPADILSWFDKAHAIIHTLFDQIVPEEIIELIK
- a CDS encoding M3 family metallopeptidase, giving the protein MGRKIILTGVVILFLVLISIPVLWISGNQNPIHTGHISPNTGDPVRLNYLPGEIPLEINQTITETTRNLDDLTAIPDSSRTVTNTDIRLDTILADFDEKTLKYSLVADITSNSAVKEDAESASFKRDEFLNSVYLREDIAHALSMVTPDQKHDQELHKRLTDDFRLAFLPIEVKSEMNILGKNLSERCSVYYANQQDGNVTLNLQLIPDIVRLRNQITALIGYPSFTDYQIAQSGIPIDRTKLLLFLTNKSGPFNQASHIEAAELLNEKKKNDPGATVVYDYEIQLLRSTHQINRSAAFCSTAVHADIVVERLNGLVADLFGISITSVSSSAPSDIHLYKITDPGSSNTQAWFYLWIKSDPGAGSTTGKTYYLRAGHESNGAWVPPVSALVISVPGPQNIDQISLSPVDIQVLFHEYGHLLRHSLATGRYAALSSGARDSGGFSEIFSLFFEKLLWTPEVLDRIFATINTPKGQSSSIHNQILACHGEDAGWGPGYISVYPYFLSLLDIEIHSENGTPDFINLYNSLYENMTGYQASSAPSSLILNPAFFVSDNAGIYWHYVYDEVCANNIFSRFQGEGVLNQSNGIALRKQLFETAGTVNLSSLITEYLGTSDLSRLCS
- a CDS encoding Nre family DNA repair protein, with the protein product MPIGKGEYLRTLTAATVHMKSVPVGTDLAGSSPPSVFIGSSNYPNLYAGPMIAPVHGDTSVMDRPEEWIPGNIPQEEIIRYRLSLVRGLHQVKATDIDSRFVGKLQEIALSDNSIESEATFSTAPAGFSFSEEHTPYGPSAPIKSLEIEEQKWNHDLEKVYYDTDLRAADAVVDLHKGGIPFSHIQKAFSVGVMGNKRGRHLVPTRWSITACDTIIGNNLLKEVKKCSALDTWKVHEFSSLNNRYAVILMPTPWQYEWTEAFVRVLGSEEVVFSDHELHKPKTKYSHLGGCYYSCKMAVLEALAEQQKQAGAIILREATSGYVPLGVFNVRENVRNAMMQKPREFEDEKQVKDYLSGTFTLPLKRFEEAGVLFRTLGKKRQTTLGEF